A single window of Marinobacter sp. LA51 DNA harbors:
- the gap gene encoding type I glyceraldehyde-3-phosphate dehydrogenase — protein MTIRIAINGFGRIGRNILRALYENDYRKQVQVVAINDLGDAETNAHLLKYDSVHGRFDGVVGHDAESLTVNGDRIAITAIRNPEELPWSDLHVDVVFECTGLFTKRDEAAAHLKAGARKVIISAPSPDADAMVVYGVNHHTLTAEHEVISNASCTTNCLAPVVEALHKSVGIESGLMTTIHSYTNDQKLSDVYHTDLYRARSATQSMIPTKTGAAAAIGKVIPELDGKLDGLAVRVPTINVSLVDFGFIAGRDTTVEEINTAVQAAAENNPVLGFNTEKLVSVDFNHNALSSVFDANHTRVLGRHVKVMAWYDNEWGFSNRMLDNAIALIKAGR, from the coding sequence ATGACTATTCGCATCGCAATTAACGGTTTTGGCCGCATCGGTCGCAACATTCTCCGTGCACTTTATGAAAATGACTACCGTAAGCAAGTCCAGGTTGTCGCCATCAATGATCTGGGTGACGCCGAAACCAACGCCCACCTTCTTAAATACGACAGCGTCCACGGCCGCTTCGATGGCGTGGTGGGACACGACGCAGAATCACTGACCGTTAATGGCGACCGCATTGCCATTACCGCCATCCGCAACCCGGAAGAACTGCCCTGGAGCGACCTGCACGTGGACGTGGTATTCGAGTGCACCGGCCTGTTTACCAAACGCGACGAGGCTGCCGCGCACCTGAAGGCCGGCGCCCGTAAAGTCATCATCTCAGCGCCCTCACCCGACGCGGATGCCATGGTGGTTTACGGCGTCAATCACCATACCCTGACCGCCGAGCACGAAGTCATCTCCAACGCCTCCTGCACCACCAACTGCCTGGCACCGGTTGTTGAAGCCCTGCACAAGAGCGTCGGCATCGAAAGCGGCCTGATGACCACCATCCACTCCTACACCAACGACCAGAAGCTCAGCGACGTTTACCACACTGACCTGTACCGGGCCCGCTCTGCGACCCAATCGATGATTCCCACAAAAACCGGTGCTGCCGCTGCCATTGGCAAGGTGATTCCCGAGCTGGATGGCAAACTTGATGGCCTGGCCGTTCGGGTACCCACCATCAATGTGTCACTGGTAGACTTCGGCTTTATCGCCGGTCGCGACACCACGGTCGAAGAAATCAACACGGCTGTGCAAGCCGCGGCTGAAAACAATCCGGTTCTGGGCTTCAACACGGAGAAGCTGGTCAGTGTAGACTTCAACCACAATGCCCTCTCCAGCGTATTCGACGCCAATCACACACGCGTGCTCGGCCGTCATGTAAAAGTCATGGCCTGGTACGACAATGAGTGGGGTTTCTCGAACCGAATGCTCGACAACGCAATCGCTCTGATCAAGGCCGGCCGGTAA
- a CDS encoding nitroreductase family protein yields the protein MTSKASALPDIDVEEFRKVVRSRRSIRRFKPDPVPRDVLSECLELATLAPNSSNLQPWEFFVVESADLRAKLATACLGQNAAKTAPVLIAIVARPDTWRQHARQALDEWPEASLPPIVEKYYRTVAPIYYNQGPLGVFGLTKKAAGTALGMLRPVPRGPSSTSDMKVWATKSTALAAQNLMLALRAHGYDSCPMEGFDECRVKSLLKIHRKGLVTMVLAAGKRAGNGVYNRQYRFDHDQLVHYL from the coding sequence ATGACCTCCAAGGCCAGCGCCCTGCCAGACATCGATGTTGAGGAATTCCGGAAGGTGGTCCGCAGCCGCCGTTCGATCCGCCGCTTCAAGCCAGACCCTGTCCCAAGGGACGTCCTGAGTGAATGCTTGGAACTGGCGACCTTGGCACCAAACTCCAGCAATTTGCAGCCGTGGGAATTTTTCGTGGTGGAGTCGGCGGACCTGAGGGCCAAGCTAGCAACGGCCTGCCTGGGGCAGAACGCAGCCAAAACCGCACCGGTGCTGATTGCCATTGTCGCCCGCCCCGACACCTGGCGCCAACACGCGCGCCAGGCCCTGGACGAATGGCCGGAAGCGTCACTGCCGCCCATTGTCGAGAAGTACTACCGCACCGTTGCACCCATTTATTACAACCAGGGCCCGCTGGGTGTGTTTGGCCTGACCAAGAAAGCCGCCGGAACGGCGCTGGGCATGCTCCGCCCGGTTCCCCGTGGCCCGTCCTCGACCAGTGACATGAAAGTCTGGGCGACCAAATCGACCGCGCTGGCCGCGCAAAACCTGATGCTGGCCCTGCGTGCCCACGGCTACGATTCCTGTCCGATGGAAGGCTTTGACGAGTGTCGGGTGAAATCGCTCCTGAAGATCCACCGAAAAGGCCTGGTCACCATGGTACTGGCGGCGGGTAAACGCGCCGGCAACGGCGTTTACAACCGCCAGTACCGGTTCGACCACGACCAACTGGTGCATTACCTGTGA
- the pgl gene encoding 6-phosphogluconolactonase, whose translation MKTPDIQLPEGMLPRFGETPEQVAVALADAVAEVLETRLAQASRASLVVSGGSTPLPFFKALSEKALDWQRVDVLLADERWVAEDDPASNTKLVKAHLLQGKAAAANYLSLKQQGATPLEGLEAVKAKLANLALPLDVLILGMGNDGHTASLFPDAPELAEAISADCPDRVAAATPPSQSQQRITLTWPALKDARFTALHLKGQDKLETLEQALANPSDVMAMPVRAFLQPGLNVFWSP comes from the coding sequence ATGAAGACGCCTGATATTCAGTTGCCCGAGGGTATGCTTCCACGCTTCGGGGAAACTCCGGAGCAGGTCGCCGTGGCGCTGGCCGATGCGGTGGCCGAGGTTCTTGAAACCCGTCTGGCGCAGGCTTCGCGAGCCAGCCTGGTGGTTTCGGGTGGCTCGACACCGCTACCATTTTTCAAGGCCCTGTCGGAGAAGGCGCTCGACTGGCAGCGGGTTGATGTCCTGTTGGCGGATGAGCGCTGGGTAGCCGAGGACGATCCGGCCAGCAATACCAAGCTGGTAAAGGCGCATCTGTTGCAAGGCAAGGCTGCGGCCGCCAACTACCTGTCGCTCAAGCAGCAGGGCGCGACCCCGCTTGAGGGCTTGGAGGCGGTGAAAGCGAAATTGGCCAATTTGGCGCTGCCCCTGGATGTGCTGATTCTCGGTATGGGGAATGACGGCCATACCGCGTCCCTGTTTCCGGATGCACCGGAGCTGGCTGAGGCGATCAGTGCAGACTGCCCGGACCGGGTGGCTGCGGCCACGCCGCCGTCCCAATCCCAGCAACGAATCACACTGACCTGGCCGGCACTGAAGGATGCGCGGTTCACCGCGCTGCACCTGAAGGGCCAGGACAAGCTTGAGACTCTGGAGCAGGCACTTGCCAATCCGAGCGACGTGATGGCAATGCCGGTGCGCGCTTTTCTTCAGCCTGGACTCAATGTGTTCTGGAGTCCCTGA
- the glpD gene encoding glycerol-3-phosphate dehydrogenase, whose product MANEHEHYDVVVVGGGVNGTGIAMDAAGRGLKVLLCEMNDLASATSSSSSKLIHGGLRYLEHYEFRLVREALAERESLLRNSPHIMWPMRFRLPHRPHLRPAWMIRTGLFLYDHLAKRELLPGSRSIKFDSSDPLKPEITKGFEYSDGWVDDARLVILTAKKAQQLGARILTRTKCVKAERGSADWKVTLRNTADNSDETVTAKMIVNASGPWVSSMFGETLSMPAPKMIRMVKGSHIVIPRMNKGTEAYILQNEDERIVFVIPYEDEFSLVGTTDVDYEGDPRKAKISPEETEYLLDIVNSHFKRQLTAEDVVWSYSGVRPLMDDEQENAQKASRDYSFEVSAENGKAPLISVFGGKITTYRKLAEAATDKLCQFFPNASGRWTKTAPLPGGDFVNHDSLEIKMTADFPWLDKAVISRYVRTYGTSSYDILKGRSSMADLGVHFAGTLYQAEVEYLMAEEWAHTSEDILWRRTKQGLYANEENVRALDQFLMEHATGDNGSGPVHQHA is encoded by the coding sequence ATGGCTAATGAACACGAACACTATGACGTTGTCGTCGTCGGCGGCGGGGTCAACGGCACCGGTATCGCCATGGACGCGGCGGGCCGGGGACTGAAGGTACTGCTGTGTGAAATGAACGATCTTGCATCGGCAACCTCCTCCAGCAGCAGCAAGCTGATTCACGGCGGCCTGCGCTACCTGGAGCACTACGAATTCCGCCTGGTGCGCGAAGCACTGGCCGAGCGCGAGTCATTGCTGCGTAACTCGCCCCACATCATGTGGCCCATGCGCTTTCGACTGCCCCACCGCCCTCACCTGCGCCCAGCCTGGATGATTCGCACCGGTCTGTTCCTGTATGACCACCTGGCCAAGCGAGAACTGCTGCCGGGCTCGCGCTCGATCAAGTTCGACAGCTCTGACCCGCTAAAGCCGGAAATTACCAAGGGCTTTGAATACTCGGATGGCTGGGTGGACGATGCTCGACTGGTTATCCTGACTGCCAAGAAGGCCCAACAGTTGGGTGCCCGAATCCTGACCCGCACCAAGTGCGTGAAAGCCGAACGCGGCTCCGCCGACTGGAAGGTGACGCTCCGGAACACGGCTGACAACTCCGATGAGACCGTCACCGCCAAGATGATCGTTAACGCCTCCGGCCCCTGGGTCAGCAGCATGTTTGGCGAGACCCTGTCGATGCCAGCACCCAAGATGATCCGCATGGTGAAAGGCAGTCACATTGTCATTCCCCGAATGAACAAGGGCACCGAGGCCTACATCCTCCAGAATGAAGATGAGCGCATCGTCTTTGTTATCCCCTACGAAGACGAATTCTCTCTGGTTGGCACCACGGACGTGGATTACGAGGGCGATCCCAGGAAAGCGAAAATTTCACCGGAAGAGACCGAGTACCTGCTAGACATCGTCAACTCCCATTTCAAGCGGCAGCTGACCGCTGAAGATGTGGTCTGGTCGTACTCTGGCGTGCGTCCTTTGATGGACGACGAGCAGGAGAACGCCCAGAAAGCTTCCCGGGACTACTCGTTTGAAGTCAGTGCCGAGAACGGCAAGGCGCCCCTGATTTCGGTGTTCGGTGGCAAGATCACCACCTACCGGAAACTGGCAGAAGCGGCCACCGACAAGCTGTGCCAGTTCTTCCCGAATGCCAGCGGGCGGTGGACCAAGACCGCGCCCCTGCCGGGCGGTGATTTCGTCAACCACGACAGCCTTGAAATCAAAATGACGGCCGATTTCCCTTGGTTGGATAAGGCCGTGATCAGCCGGTATGTCCGCACCTACGGCACCAGCTCCTACGACATCCTGAAAGGACGCAGCAGCATGGCGGACCTGGGTGTGCACTTTGCCGGTACGCTTTACCAGGCCGAAGTGGAGTACCTGATGGCTGAGGAATGGGCCCATACCTCCGAGGATATCCTCTGGCGGCGAACCAAGCAGGGGCTGTATGCGAACGAGGAAAATGTTCGGGCGCTGGATCAGTTCCTGATGGAGCACGCCACCGGCGACAACGGCAGCGGCCCGGTGCATCAACACGCCTGA
- a CDS encoding bifunctional 4-hydroxy-2-oxoglutarate aldolase/2-dehydro-3-deoxy-phosphogluconate aldolase, with translation MTQLSEFQRERVQAVLAASPLVPVIAINELEDAVPLCQALVDGGINVLEITLRTEHGVNAIKAVREAIPDAWVGAGTVTSVAEYRQVEAAGAQFVITPGVTEAILEFGVTSEAPLLPGISTVSELMMGYALGYREFKFFPAEVSGGVPALKAFSGPFSDVTFCPTGGIRRDTAKDYLALKNVKAVGGSWLTPADVVAAKDWAQITQIARDSLADL, from the coding sequence ATGACCCAACTTTCTGAATTCCAGCGCGAGCGCGTTCAGGCCGTGTTGGCGGCCTCGCCTCTGGTGCCGGTTATTGCGATCAATGAGCTGGAAGATGCTGTGCCGCTGTGTCAGGCACTGGTTGACGGTGGCATCAACGTGCTTGAGATAACCCTCAGAACTGAGCACGGTGTTAATGCCATCAAAGCCGTGCGTGAGGCCATTCCTGACGCCTGGGTTGGCGCCGGTACGGTCACTAGCGTGGCCGAGTATCGCCAGGTCGAGGCGGCGGGAGCGCAGTTTGTGATCACCCCTGGTGTGACCGAAGCCATTCTTGAATTTGGCGTAACCTCGGAAGCTCCGTTGCTGCCTGGAATTTCAACCGTGTCGGAACTGATGATGGGGTATGCCCTGGGCTACCGCGAGTTCAAATTCTTCCCGGCTGAAGTGTCTGGCGGTGTGCCGGCGTTGAAAGCGTTCAGTGGGCCCTTCAGCGATGTGACCTTCTGCCCGACGGGTGGTATTCGTCGCGATACGGCGAAAGACTATCTGGCGCTGAAGAATGTGAAGGCGGTGGGTGGTTCCTGGCTGACACCAGCCGATGTGGTTGCTGCCAAAGACTGGGCGCAGATCACCCAGATTGCTCGGGACAGTCTCGCGGACTTGTAA
- the edd gene encoding phosphogluconate dehydratase, with the protein MHPTVEKVTQRIIERSRATRQDYLDRMNELKAQSPHRSSLSCGNLAHGFAACSQGDKDTLKFMNKANVAIVSAYNDMLSAHQPYEKFPDMIRSAAHNMGSVAQFAGGTPAMCDGVTQGQPGMELSLFSRDTIAMSTAVAMSHNMFDATVLLGICDKIVPGLLIGSLSFGYLPTILVPAGPMPSGLPNKEKQRIRQLYAEGKIGKDELLEAESKSYHSPGTCTFYGTANSNQLLVEVMGLHLPGSAFVNPNTPLRDRLTQAATEQVIKLSKPHGGELGLGDMVDEKSIVNALVALLVTGGSTNHTIHWIAIARAAGIIIDWNDYAELSSVVPSMTRIYPNGQEDVNAFHEAGGTPFLIRELLDAGYLHNDVETVMGHGLERYTQGPELDNDKLVWKPAPEKSLRPDVLSTASEPFAPDGGMRVLDGNLGRGVIKVSAVADEHQVVEAPAVVFNDQNELKAAFDAGDLDKDCVVVVRFQGPKANGMPELHKLTPYLGVLQDRGFKVALVTDGRMSGASGKVPAAIHVYPEALDGGPLARVKSGDRICVDAKAGSLRIDIADEELAKRESFKADLSAYHHGYGREMFGWMRRAASNPEQGASFFWNHEA; encoded by the coding sequence ATGCATCCAACCGTTGAAAAAGTTACCCAACGAATCATTGAACGCAGTCGTGCCACCCGGCAGGACTACCTTGACCGAATGAACGAGCTGAAGGCGCAATCTCCCCATCGGAGCAGTCTCTCCTGTGGCAACCTTGCTCACGGATTTGCGGCCTGCAGCCAGGGTGACAAAGACACCCTGAAGTTCATGAACAAGGCCAACGTGGCGATCGTATCGGCATACAACGATATGCTTTCGGCCCACCAACCTTATGAAAAGTTCCCGGACATGATCCGCTCAGCGGCCCACAACATGGGCTCGGTGGCGCAGTTTGCTGGCGGTACCCCTGCCATGTGCGACGGCGTTACCCAGGGTCAGCCGGGTATGGAACTGAGTTTGTTCTCGCGCGACACCATCGCCATGAGTACGGCGGTAGCCATGAGCCACAATATGTTTGATGCCACGGTGCTGCTCGGTATCTGCGACAAGATTGTGCCGGGGCTGTTGATCGGCTCCCTGAGCTTCGGCTATCTGCCAACCATTCTGGTGCCTGCCGGGCCGATGCCCTCAGGGCTGCCGAACAAGGAAAAGCAGCGCATCCGTCAGCTTTACGCCGAGGGCAAGATTGGCAAAGACGAACTGCTGGAGGCAGAGAGCAAGTCCTACCACAGCCCGGGTACCTGCACCTTCTATGGCACCGCCAACAGTAACCAGTTGCTGGTTGAGGTGATGGGCCTGCATCTGCCGGGCTCGGCCTTTGTGAATCCGAACACGCCACTGCGGGACCGTCTCACCCAGGCGGCAACGGAGCAGGTGATCAAATTGTCGAAGCCCCACGGCGGTGAGCTTGGCCTGGGCGACATGGTGGATGAGAAGAGCATCGTGAATGCCCTGGTTGCACTGCTGGTTACCGGCGGCTCGACCAACCACACCATCCATTGGATTGCGATTGCCCGGGCAGCCGGCATCATCATTGACTGGAACGACTACGCCGAACTGTCTTCCGTGGTGCCGTCCATGACCCGCATCTACCCGAATGGCCAGGAAGACGTGAATGCCTTCCACGAGGCCGGCGGTACTCCGTTCCTGATCCGTGAGCTGCTCGACGCAGGTTACCTGCACAACGATGTCGAGACAGTCATGGGGCATGGCCTGGAGCGTTATACCCAGGGCCCGGAACTGGACAATGACAAGTTGGTCTGGAAGCCGGCTCCGGAAAAGAGTCTGCGTCCGGATGTGCTGAGCACAGCCTCCGAGCCCTTTGCGCCGGACGGTGGTATGCGGGTACTCGACGGCAACCTGGGTCGCGGTGTGATCAAGGTTTCCGCGGTGGCCGACGAGCATCAGGTCGTTGAAGCGCCGGCGGTAGTGTTTAACGATCAGAACGAGCTGAAGGCGGCCTTTGATGCCGGGGATCTGGATAAGGACTGCGTGGTTGTGGTTCGGTTCCAGGGCCCGAAGGCCAATGGCATGCCGGAGCTGCACAAGCTCACACCGTATCTGGGTGTGCTGCAGGACCGGGGGTTCAAGGTGGCGCTGGTCACCGATGGCCGCATGTCCGGTGCCTCGGGCAAAGTGCCGGCCGCCATTCATGTTTATCCGGAAGCTCTTGACGGAGGCCCGCTGGCACGGGTTAAGTCGGGCGACCGGATCTGTGTTGATGCCAAGGCGGGTTCACTGCGCATCGATATCGCTGACGAGGAATTGGCCAAGCGTGAGTCTTTCAAAGCAGACCTGAGTGCGTATCATCACGGCTACGGTCGGGAGATGTTTGGCTGGATGCGTCGTGCAGCCAGCAACCCGGAGCAAGGCGCTAGCTTTTTCTGGAATCACGAGGCATGA
- a CDS encoding glucokinase, with protein sequence MTDAQYSLVGDIGGTNARFALVKQGDVRPQAIEVLRCGDYDNIDSAVTDYLARVGVSEVSEACFAVASPVRDTQIRMTNNHWRFDTEEVRAQFGWRAFKVINDFTAMALGVPHVPEEHLVRVCGGPGDPRRARLVIGPGTGLGVSGLVPLQHGWVPLMTEGGHVDFAPTDDTEMAILRILKARFGRVSVERILCGQGLLNLYQAHAEIQGVAAPLDAPEKITAAALEQVDSLARHTLRHFCEILGRVAGNGVLTVGGTGGVYLCGGILPRFLDFFLESPFQKGFEDKGRMRPLLEFTPVFVVTEPYTGLLGAAEALGNPEV encoded by the coding sequence ATGACAGACGCACAGTATTCACTGGTCGGAGACATCGGCGGCACCAACGCCCGCTTCGCCCTGGTGAAGCAGGGCGACGTTCGTCCGCAGGCCATTGAGGTGCTTCGTTGCGGTGACTACGACAACATCGACAGCGCAGTGACGGACTACCTGGCCAGGGTAGGGGTGAGCGAAGTGAGTGAGGCCTGCTTTGCAGTTGCCTCACCGGTGCGAGACACCCAGATCCGGATGACCAACAACCATTGGCGCTTTGATACCGAAGAGGTTCGGGCGCAATTTGGCTGGCGGGCGTTCAAGGTTATCAATGACTTCACCGCCATGGCGCTGGGGGTACCCCATGTGCCGGAAGAGCACCTGGTTCGGGTGTGTGGCGGGCCGGGCGATCCCCGCCGTGCCCGGCTCGTGATCGGGCCAGGTACCGGGCTGGGCGTTTCCGGATTGGTGCCATTGCAGCACGGTTGGGTGCCACTGATGACCGAGGGCGGGCATGTGGATTTTGCCCCCACCGACGACACCGAGATGGCCATCCTGCGGATTCTGAAAGCCCGGTTCGGGCGGGTGTCGGTTGAGCGAATTCTCTGTGGCCAGGGGTTGCTGAATCTCTATCAGGCCCACGCCGAGATTCAGGGCGTGGCAGCGCCACTCGACGCTCCGGAAAAGATCACCGCGGCGGCTCTGGAGCAGGTTGATTCCCTGGCCCGTCATACCCTTCGCCACTTCTGTGAAATCCTGGGACGAGTGGCGGGCAACGGCGTACTGACGGTCGGGGGCACGGGCGGCGTTTACCTGTGTGGCGGCATTTTGCCCCGTTTTCTCGATTTCTTTCTGGAAAGCCCGTTCCAGAAAGGCTTTGAAGACAAAGGCCGGATGCGGCCACTGTTGGAGTTCACGCCGGTGTTTGTCGTGACCGAGCCCTACACCGGTTTGCTGGGTGCCGCCGAGGCGCTGGGCAACCCCGAGGTGTAA
- the pyk gene encoding pyruvate kinase has translation MLRRTKIVATLGPATDSPEALAAIIGAGVDVTRLNFSHGSAEDHIQRARQVREAAAAQGRFVALLADLQGPKLRIARFANHKVTLTVGQSFVLDANMDKEAGTETHVGIDYEQLIEDVNPGDILVLDDGRIEMEVQSVDDHSITSTVLIGGPLSNNKGLNKRGGGLSADALTEKDKQDIVTAARLNADYVAVSFVRTAEDMHTARRLLKEAGSDAGLVAKIERAELAHDVEALDAVIEASDAVMVARGDLAVEIGDAELVGVQKHIIQRARVLNRAVITATQMMESMITSPMPTRAEVSDVANAVMDYTDAVMLSAETAVGDYPTEAVEAMVRICLGAEKQPSMHQSKHRIHESMERVDEAIALSSMYAANHLEGVAAIICMTETGATPRLMSRIKSSLPIFAFSRHHSTQHRVVMFRGVQTIPFDSAKIPNERTNALAVSELVNRGVVSEGDLVVITKGDYVNAQGGTNTMKIVKVGSEIR, from the coding sequence ATGCTCAGGCGCACCAAGATTGTCGCCACACTCGGTCCCGCGACCGACTCTCCCGAAGCCCTCGCCGCCATTATCGGCGCCGGCGTCGACGTCACCCGACTGAACTTTTCCCATGGCAGTGCGGAAGACCACATCCAGCGGGCACGCCAGGTACGCGAAGCGGCTGCCGCGCAGGGCCGGTTCGTCGCCCTGCTGGCTGACCTGCAAGGCCCGAAACTGCGGATTGCCCGCTTCGCCAACCACAAGGTCACCCTGACAGTCGGCCAGAGCTTTGTCCTCGATGCCAATATGGACAAGGAAGCCGGTACCGAAACCCACGTTGGCATCGATTACGAGCAACTGATCGAAGACGTGAATCCAGGCGACATCCTGGTTTTGGACGACGGCCGCATCGAGATGGAAGTGCAGTCTGTGGACGACCACAGCATCACCTCCACAGTCCTGATTGGCGGCCCCCTCTCCAACAACAAGGGCCTGAACAAGCGCGGCGGCGGCCTATCAGCGGACGCCCTGACCGAGAAAGACAAACAGGATATCGTGACAGCAGCTCGGCTGAACGCCGACTATGTGGCGGTGTCTTTCGTGCGCACCGCCGAGGACATGCACACAGCTCGCCGACTGCTCAAGGAAGCGGGCTCCGACGCCGGCCTGGTTGCCAAGATCGAACGGGCCGAACTTGCCCACGACGTGGAAGCCCTGGACGCCGTTATCGAAGCCTCCGATGCGGTCATGGTGGCCCGCGGTGACCTCGCCGTTGAAATCGGCGACGCGGAACTGGTCGGCGTGCAGAAGCACATCATCCAGCGGGCACGGGTACTGAACCGTGCGGTCATTACCGCCACCCAGATGATGGAATCGATGATCACCAGCCCGATGCCAACACGCGCCGAGGTGTCCGATGTCGCGAACGCGGTCATGGACTACACCGATGCCGTAATGCTGTCGGCTGAAACCGCAGTCGGTGATTATCCGACGGAAGCCGTTGAGGCGATGGTTCGCATCTGCCTGGGCGCTGAAAAGCAGCCATCAATGCACCAGTCCAAGCACCGGATTCACGAGAGTATGGAGCGGGTCGACGAGGCCATTGCGCTGTCGTCGATGTACGCGGCCAACCACCTCGAGGGTGTCGCTGCCATCATCTGCATGACCGAAACCGGCGCTACGCCGCGACTGATGTCTCGCATCAAGTCCAGCCTGCCGATTTTTGCCTTCTCCCGTCATCACTCAACACAGCACCGGGTAGTCATGTTCCGGGGCGTCCAGACCATACCCTTCGACTCTGCCAAGATTCCGAACGAGCGAACCAATGCCCTGGCCGTGTCAGAACTGGTTAATCGTGGCGTTGTTAGCGAGGGCGATCTGGTGGTGATCACCAAGGGCGACTACGTTAATGCCCAGGGTGGCACCAACACCATGAAGATCGTAAAGGTAGGTTCGGAAATCCGTTAA
- a CDS encoding uracil-DNA glycosylase family protein: MQKPVELSELSFAELVARVRACTLCAEFLPLGPRPVIQLSESSRILVVGQAPGRRVHETGLPFNDPSGDRLREWMGMTRDTFYDERKLAILPMGFCYPGTGKSGDLPPRPECAPAWRSELLSRLPNIGLTLVIGQYAQAWHLGGKARSVTEQVRHWQDHWPAVVPMPHPSPRNNLWLRRNPWFEQDVIPAVQQRVAQLLRE, encoded by the coding sequence TTGCAAAAGCCTGTGGAGTTGAGCGAGTTATCTTTTGCAGAGTTAGTGGCGCGGGTGCGGGCGTGTACCTTGTGTGCCGAGTTTCTGCCCCTGGGCCCAAGGCCGGTGATTCAGCTATCCGAGTCGTCACGCATATTAGTTGTGGGGCAGGCGCCCGGGCGGCGTGTCCATGAAACCGGCTTGCCGTTCAACGATCCCAGTGGGGATCGGCTGCGGGAGTGGATGGGGATGACCCGGGATACGTTTTACGACGAACGGAAGCTGGCGATTCTGCCCATGGGTTTTTGCTATCCGGGCACCGGCAAATCCGGCGATTTACCGCCACGGCCGGAATGCGCGCCGGCCTGGCGTTCGGAGCTTCTCAGTCGGTTGCCGAACATTGGTCTGACCCTGGTTATTGGCCAGTATGCCCAGGCCTGGCATCTTGGAGGTAAGGCCCGCTCAGTTACCGAGCAGGTTCGTCACTGGCAGGACCACTGGCCGGCCGTGGTTCCGATGCCGCACCCCAGCCCTCGCAATAACCTCTGGCTGCGTCGAAACCCCTGGTTTGAGCAGGACGTGATACCGGCCGTGCAACAGAGGGTGGCCCAGTTGCTACGGGAGTAA